From one Geoalkalibacter halelectricus genomic stretch:
- a CDS encoding ATP-binding protein, whose product MAQSVDYYRNNPLIHRDRRLSQSSSAWARSFACEDLKPLIVCRGPIRKEAMDVYEEMGISHYGILLSEKDSIVYPNALAPELRQLTDSRRVHRVPDYTGASKEERVERIHQIIQIAKDNGYDSIFAGYGFMAEDEEFVGAIEKAGLTFIGPNSRTQADAGKKDEAKRTALEVNVSVTPGINNVTARTLLKKHPTRAKLLALADAEDLNIDPALLKDEKLPVEELADAILYASYAKGIDLYSIEEMSAQVQLEVADMFKNYPGSRVRLKAIGGGGGKGQRILGASLLMTKSPTDKQIAEAAAEAPTMVREVLNEVKATGVGDNKNVLIELNIEQTRHNEIQLLGNGEWCIALGGRDCSLQMHEQKLLEISVTQEGLAAEIEKAKAAGLSAQVKALESDLKVLKRMEEESERFGKAVGLDSASTFECIVDRDRHYFMEVNTRIQVEHRVTELVYSLKFTNPKDKNDFFIVESLVEAMALLARHKKRLPRPERIPRFGAGAEARLNATDASLSPHAGGMIRYWSKPLEGEIRDDQGICLPNPDTGMFMRYKVAGAYDSNIALILTKGADRRDSYEKLAEVLCKMSIRGTDLGTNLEFHYGLVNWFLGQNVMAKPTTRFVVPYLTLVGTLKEEANKLDPVFAFLEMKKHYAKLIGEAFADEPEVVKAELKNISEVLDRKGTLLTRPMERLLEDPHLLSGWLSINRRNFRIDDGKLVWLRNPLVILEETYEYLNMSYDPQATAAEVIWDHDNELLQKGLRFYAALRDKFKLDKEDYFKLNETLGKDKAPKGFSAAEWEQVRSAHFGFEAGLELIGMLFLVGVNTNFWDFRVEDDLEVTIPGYLNDPDLQARMKKVLVPPPATKADEIVAMCGGMYYGQEAPGLPHFVHEGMHFEKGQALYIIEVMKMFNTVRAPFSGTIDKILIEGADGTIVSKGQPLFKITPDEKFVEVDPRELERERRARTSEYLKAIL is encoded by the coding sequence ATGGCACAATCCGTTGACTACTACCGCAATAATCCGCTGATTCACCGCGACCGCCGCCTGAGCCAGTCCTCCTCCGCCTGGGCGCGCTCCTTCGCCTGCGAGGATCTCAAGCCCCTCATCGTCTGCCGCGGCCCCATCCGCAAGGAGGCCATGGACGTCTACGAAGAGATGGGTATCAGCCACTACGGCATCCTGCTCTCGGAAAAAGACTCCATCGTCTACCCCAACGCCCTGGCCCCGGAACTGCGCCAGCTCACCGATTCGCGGCGTGTGCACCGCGTGCCCGACTACACCGGGGCGAGCAAGGAGGAGCGCGTCGAGCGCATCCATCAGATCATCCAGATCGCCAAGGACAACGGCTACGACTCGATCTTCGCCGGCTACGGCTTCATGGCCGAGGACGAGGAATTTGTCGGCGCCATCGAAAAGGCGGGGTTGACCTTCATCGGTCCCAACTCGCGCACCCAGGCCGACGCGGGCAAGAAGGACGAAGCCAAGCGCACCGCCCTGGAAGTCAACGTCAGCGTCACCCCCGGCATCAACAACGTCACCGCGCGCACCCTGCTCAAGAAGCATCCCACCCGCGCCAAGCTGCTCGCCCTGGCCGATGCCGAGGATCTGAATATCGACCCGGCCCTTCTCAAGGATGAGAAGCTGCCCGTGGAAGAACTGGCCGACGCCATCCTCTACGCCTCCTACGCCAAGGGCATCGACCTCTATTCCATCGAGGAAATGAGCGCCCAGGTGCAGCTCGAAGTCGCCGATATGTTCAAGAACTACCCCGGCAGCCGCGTGCGCCTCAAGGCCATCGGCGGCGGCGGCGGCAAGGGCCAGCGCATCCTCGGCGCCTCGCTGCTCATGACCAAGAGCCCCACGGACAAGCAGATCGCCGAGGCGGCCGCCGAGGCGCCGACCATGGTGCGCGAGGTGCTCAACGAGGTCAAAGCCACCGGCGTCGGCGACAACAAGAACGTGCTCATCGAGCTCAACATCGAGCAGACCCGCCACAACGAGATCCAGCTGCTCGGCAACGGCGAGTGGTGCATTGCCTTGGGCGGCCGCGACTGCTCCCTGCAGATGCACGAGCAGAAACTGCTGGAAATCTCCGTGACCCAGGAAGGCCTGGCCGCGGAAATCGAAAAAGCCAAGGCCGCGGGCCTCAGCGCCCAGGTCAAGGCCCTGGAGAGCGATCTCAAGGTGCTCAAGCGCATGGAGGAAGAATCCGAGCGCTTCGGCAAGGCGGTGGGGCTGGATTCGGCCTCGACCTTCGAGTGCATCGTCGATCGTGACCGTCACTACTTCATGGAGGTCAACACCCGCATCCAGGTGGAGCATCGCGTCACCGAACTGGTCTACAGCCTCAAGTTCACCAATCCCAAGGACAAGAACGATTTCTTCATCGTCGAGTCCCTGGTCGAGGCCATGGCGCTGCTGGCCCGGCACAAGAAGCGCCTGCCGCGCCCCGAGCGCATCCCGCGCTTCGGCGCCGGCGCCGAAGCACGCCTCAACGCCACAGACGCCTCGCTCTCGCCCCATGCCGGCGGCATGATCCGCTACTGGTCCAAGCCCCTGGAGGGTGAGATCCGCGACGACCAGGGCATCTGCCTGCCCAACCCCGACACCGGCATGTTCATGCGCTACAAGGTGGCCGGCGCCTACGATTCCAACATCGCCCTGATCCTCACCAAGGGCGCGGATCGTCGCGACAGCTACGAAAAGCTCGCCGAGGTGCTGTGCAAGATGTCCATCCGCGGCACCGACCTGGGCACCAACCTGGAATTCCACTACGGCCTGGTCAACTGGTTCCTCGGCCAAAACGTCATGGCCAAGCCCACCACGCGCTTCGTCGTGCCCTACCTGACCCTGGTCGGCACCCTCAAGGAAGAGGCCAACAAGCTCGATCCCGTGTTTGCCTTCCTGGAAATGAAAAAACACTACGCCAAACTCATCGGCGAGGCCTTCGCCGATGAGCCCGAGGTGGTCAAGGCCGAGCTCAAAAACATCTCCGAGGTGCTCGATCGCAAGGGCACCCTGCTCACCCGGCCCATGGAGCGCCTGCTCGAGGATCCGCATCTGCTCTCGGGCTGGCTGAGCATTAATCGCCGCAATTTCCGCATCGACGACGGCAAGTTGGTGTGGCTGCGCAACCCCCTGGTGATCCTGGAGGAAACCTACGAATACCTCAACATGAGCTATGATCCCCAGGCCACCGCCGCCGAGGTCATCTGGGATCACGACAACGAGCTGCTGCAGAAGGGCCTGCGCTTCTACGCCGCCTTGCGCGACAAGTTCAAGCTCGACAAGGAAGATTATTTCAAACTCAATGAGACTCTGGGCAAGGACAAGGCGCCCAAGGGTTTCAGCGCCGCGGAATGGGAGCAGGTGCGTTCGGCCCATTTCGGCTTCGAGGCCGGCCTGGAGCTGATCGGGATGCTGTTTTTGGTGGGGGTCAACACCAATTTCTGGGATTTCCGCGTCGAGGACGACCTCGAGGTGACCATTCCCGGCTACCTCAACGATCCCGACTTGCAGGCGCGTATGAAGAAGGTGCTGGTGCCGCCGCCGGCAACCAAGGCCGACGAGATCGTGGCCATGTGCGGTGGCATGTACTATGGGCAGGAAGCGCCGGGCCTGCCGCACTTCGTCCATGAGGGCATGCACTTCGAGAAGGGTCAGGCGCTCTACATCATCGAAGTTATGAAGATGTTCAACACCGTGCGTGCGCCCTTCTCGGGGACCATCGACAAGATCCTCATCGAAGGCGCCGACGGCACCATCGTCTCCAAGGGCCAGCCCTTGTTCAAGATCACTCCCGATGAAAAATTCGTCGAGGTCGATCCGCGCGAACTTGAGCGTGAAAGACGCGCCCGCACCAGCGAGTACCTCAAGGCCATCTTGTAA
- the mqnB gene encoding futalosine hydrolase: MIALIAATPQECPELRAALRPAALPGGYGLFRGRLAGQAVELAVCGLGKANAAAATALLLAQARPRLVISFGCGGAFPGTGLKPGDLALATAERYGDEGVETPEGFLDLRALGFALVRTGARDIFDTLPVDPSWLSQARAAVAATAARRGRAWREGVFTTVSTCSGSDRHSARIQARTGALCETMEGAAVAQVCAAFDLPFLNIRGISNPTGDRDRAAWDLPGACAAAEEAVSALLAGLPAEDSSP; encoded by the coding sequence ATGATTGCTCTGATCGCCGCCACCCCCCAGGAATGCCCCGAACTGCGCGCCGCCCTGCGCCCCGCCGCTCTTCCGGGCGGCTATGGCCTGTTTCGCGGGCGCCTCGCCGGACAAGCGGTGGAGCTGGCGGTTTGCGGCCTCGGCAAGGCCAATGCCGCCGCGGCCACGGCGTTGCTTCTCGCCCAGGCCAGGCCACGGCTGGTGATCTCTTTCGGCTGCGGCGGCGCCTTTCCCGGCACCGGCCTCAAGCCGGGCGATCTGGCCCTGGCCACGGCAGAGCGTTATGGCGATGAGGGGGTGGAAACCCCCGAGGGCTTTCTTGACTTGCGCGCCCTTGGCTTTGCCCTGGTGAGGACGGGAGCTCGAGATATCTTCGACACCCTGCCCGTCGATCCAAGTTGGCTGAGTCAGGCGCGCGCCGCCGTAGCCGCCACCGCCGCGCGCCGCGGCCGCGCCTGGCGCGAGGGCGTCTTCACTACCGTTTCGACCTGTTCGGGCAGCGATCGGCACAGCGCCCGAATCCAGGCGCGCACCGGCGCACTGTGCGAAACCATGGAAGGCGCGGCGGTCGCCCAGGTTTGCGCTGCCTTTGACCTGCCGTTTCTCAATATCCGCGGCATCTCCAACCCTACCGGGGACCGCGACCGCGCCGCCTGGGATCTGCCCGGTGCCTGCGCTGCCGCCGAGGAGGCGGTCAGCGCCCTGCTGGCCGGCCTGCCCGCGGAGGACTCTTCGCCATGA
- the uvrB gene encoding excinuclease ABC subunit UvrB, with protein MAQFELVTTYQPRGDQPQAIAELVEGVRRGDRHQVLLGVTGSGKTFTMANVAAALHRPTLVLAPNKTLAAQLYGEFKELFPGNAVEYFVSYYDYYQPEAYIPSTDTFIEKDSAINEEIDKLRHSATRSLLTRRDVLIVASVSCIYGLGSPEAYHGMLIELAQGLELERNALLRRLVDIQYQRNDVDFHRGTFRVRGDVVEIFPAYEETRALRVTFFGDEIEEIAEIDPLRGRVIDKLPRVYVFPASHFVATKPTLERAVKQIQEDLRLRLTELRAHNKLVEAQRLEQRTLFDIEMMEEMGYCQGIENYSRYLDDRTPGSAPATLLDYFPDDGLLFIDESHVTVSQVGGMYRGDRSRKQTLVDYGFRLPAALDNRPLTFEEFEARQFQTVYVSATPGNYELTKAQGVVVEQIVRPTGLVDPPIEVRPAQNQVDDLIHELRVTIAQGYRILVTTLTKRMAEDLTGYLEELGIRVRYLHSDIDTVQRMEILRDLRQGVFDVLIGINLLREGLDIPEVALVAILDADKEGFLRSERSLIQTCGRAARNVDGRVIMYADRITRSMQACMDETGRRREAQLAYNAEHGITPESVKKSMRTILEDIAERGDHVDLPLAADEETEYRAPGQLRKEIARLKKEMLAAAAALEFEQAAALRDRMLVLEKRELELRG; from the coding sequence ATGGCCCAGTTTGAACTCGTTACCACCTACCAGCCGCGCGGCGATCAGCCCCAGGCCATCGCCGAGCTGGTCGAGGGCGTGCGGCGCGGCGACCGTCACCAGGTGCTGCTCGGCGTCACCGGTTCGGGCAAGACCTTCACCATGGCCAACGTCGCCGCCGCCCTGCATCGCCCGACCTTGGTGCTGGCGCCCAACAAGACCCTGGCGGCGCAGCTCTACGGCGAATTCAAGGAACTCTTCCCCGGCAACGCCGTCGAGTATTTCGTCAGCTACTACGACTACTACCAGCCCGAGGCCTACATCCCCTCCACCGACACCTTCATCGAGAAGGATTCGGCCATCAACGAAGAGATCGACAAGCTGCGCCACAGCGCCACGCGTTCGCTCCTCACGCGGCGCGACGTGCTCATCGTCGCCTCGGTGTCGTGCATCTACGGCCTGGGCTCGCCCGAGGCCTACCACGGCATGCTCATCGAACTGGCTCAGGGTTTGGAGCTGGAGCGCAACGCCCTGCTGCGCCGCCTGGTGGACATCCAGTACCAGCGCAACGACGTGGATTTTCATCGCGGCACTTTTCGCGTGCGCGGCGACGTGGTGGAGATTTTCCCCGCCTACGAGGAAACCCGCGCCCTGCGCGTGACCTTTTTCGGCGACGAGATCGAGGAGATCGCCGAGATCGATCCCCTGCGCGGCCGCGTCATCGACAAGCTGCCGCGCGTCTACGTGTTTCCCGCCAGCCATTTCGTGGCCACCAAGCCGACCCTGGAGCGCGCCGTCAAGCAGATCCAGGAGGATCTGCGCCTGCGTCTCACCGAACTGCGCGCCCACAACAAGCTGGTCGAGGCGCAGCGCCTGGAGCAGCGCACCCTGTTCGACATCGAGATGATGGAGGAGATGGGCTACTGCCAGGGCATCGAGAACTACTCGCGCTACCTCGACGACCGGACCCCCGGATCGGCGCCCGCCACCCTGCTCGACTATTTTCCCGACGACGGCCTGTTGTTCATCGACGAGAGCCACGTCACCGTCTCCCAGGTGGGCGGCATGTATCGCGGCGACCGTTCGCGCAAGCAGACCTTGGTGGATTACGGCTTTCGCCTGCCGGCGGCGCTGGACAACCGGCCCCTGACCTTCGAGGAATTCGAGGCGCGCCAGTTCCAGACCGTCTATGTCTCTGCCACCCCCGGCAACTATGAGCTGACCAAGGCGCAAGGGGTGGTGGTGGAGCAGATCGTGCGACCCACCGGCCTGGTCGATCCGCCCATCGAGGTGCGCCCGGCGCAAAACCAGGTGGACGATCTCATTCATGAACTGCGCGTCACCATCGCCCAGGGCTACCGCATCCTGGTCACCACCCTGACCAAGCGCATGGCCGAGGATCTCACCGGCTACCTCGAAGAACTCGGCATCCGCGTGCGCTACCTGCATTCGGACATCGACACCGTGCAGCGCATGGAGATCCTCCGCGACCTGCGCCAGGGGGTATTCGACGTGCTCATCGGCATCAACCTGCTGCGCGAGGGCCTGGACATCCCCGAGGTGGCCCTGGTGGCGATTCTCGACGCCGACAAGGAAGGCTTCCTGCGCTCCGAGCGCTCGCTAATCCAGACCTGCGGGCGCGCGGCGCGCAACGTCGACGGCCGCGTCATCATGTACGCCGACCGCATCACCCGCTCCATGCAGGCCTGCATGGACGAAACCGGCCGGCGTCGCGAGGCGCAGCTCGCCTACAACGCCGAGCACGGCATCACGCCCGAGTCGGTGAAGAAATCCATGCGAACGATTCTCGAGGATATTGCCGAGCGCGGCGACCATGTGGATCTGCCCCTGGCCGCCGATGAGGAAACCGAGTACCGCGCCCCCGGGCAACTGCGCAAGGAAATCGCGCGTCTCAAGAAAGAGATGCTCGCCGCCGCCGCGGCCCTCGAATTCGAGCAGGCCGCTGCACTGCGCGATCGCATGCTGGTGCTGGAGAAGCGGGAGTTGGAGTTGCG
- a CDS encoding acyl-CoA carboxylase subunit beta has translation MSKKAIKPSLQNPFDPPEKVEFTIPGEISRQTGAYEEAMQAGYDLIQRPTKSVEIGQIEKQHFKKRMTVWERIRVLTEAQPNILFQNWGKNLDGASLVTGILNINGRDVALYGHDFTVRAGSIDATNGQKLARLMYMAGEKGIPLVGMNDSAGAFVPAGVGGLDGYAEAFTALRKISGVIPSIMCMFGFNAGGGSYLPRQGSFVIQPSDTFFGLTGPGVVKSVLGEDITPEELGGPKVHGQSGVADLTVGDEVAALRTVVRLLSYLPDNNSVMAPYQETSDPLDRKTWEINTLLKKAFNSPTGFNTPFDVSIIIQQVCDHGDYFEIQPERAREVVTAFGRLGGHVVGFVANNSAVASGQIDCDSALKIARFVRFCNIYNIPLIFMEDTTGFLPGREQEARGIVQAGRSMLDSIVDVRTPRILLILRNAFGGAYASYNNYPTGADLVLALPTTRLAVMGPAGKEFVYKGELRKIRSAVPGMIKTGTQERVAAGMNGDEAKKDAEKAAAEWLKAQEAALNQRYEKELMNPREGLALGSISSIVMPTDLRKVLGENLAFFLRHYKPSPMGGVQREFH, from the coding sequence ATGTCGAAAAAAGCCATCAAACCGTCCTTGCAAAACCCGTTTGATCCGCCCGAGAAGGTCGAATTCACCATTCCCGGCGAGATTTCTCGCCAAACCGGTGCTTATGAAGAGGCCATGCAGGCCGGCTACGACCTGATCCAGCGCCCCACCAAATCGGTGGAAATCGGACAGATCGAAAAGCAGCACTTCAAGAAACGCATGACGGTTTGGGAGCGCATCCGCGTGCTGACCGAAGCGCAGCCCAACATCCTTTTCCAGAACTGGGGCAAGAACCTCGACGGGGCGTCGCTGGTCACCGGCATCCTCAACATCAACGGTCGCGATGTCGCCCTCTACGGTCATGACTTCACGGTGCGCGCCGGCTCCATCGACGCCACTAACGGCCAGAAGCTCGCGCGTCTCATGTACATGGCGGGCGAGAAGGGCATCCCCCTGGTCGGCATGAACGACTCGGCCGGCGCCTTTGTGCCCGCCGGGGTCGGTGGTCTTGACGGCTACGCCGAGGCCTTCACCGCCCTGCGCAAGATCAGCGGCGTAATACCGAGCATCATGTGCATGTTCGGCTTCAACGCCGGCGGCGGCAGCTACTTGCCGCGCCAGGGCAGCTTCGTCATCCAGCCCAGCGACACCTTTTTCGGCCTCACCGGTCCCGGGGTGGTCAAGTCGGTGCTGGGCGAGGACATCACCCCCGAGGAGTTGGGTGGCCCCAAGGTTCACGGCCAGTCGGGCGTGGCCGATCTCACCGTCGGGGACGAAGTCGCTGCGCTGCGCACCGTGGTGCGCCTGCTCAGCTATCTGCCGGACAACAACAGCGTCATGGCCCCCTACCAGGAAACCAGCGATCCCCTGGACCGCAAGACCTGGGAGATCAACACCCTGCTCAAGAAGGCCTTCAATTCGCCCACCGGCTTCAACACGCCCTTTGATGTCTCCATCATCATCCAGCAGGTGTGCGACCACGGCGACTACTTTGAAATTCAACCCGAGCGCGCCCGCGAGGTGGTCACCGCCTTCGGCCGCCTCGGCGGCCATGTGGTGGGCTTCGTCGCCAACAACTCGGCGGTGGCCTCGGGCCAGATCGACTGCGACTCGGCGCTGAAAATCGCGCGCTTCGTGCGCTTCTGCAACATCTACAACATCCCCCTGATCTTCATGGAGGACACCACCGGCTTTCTCCCCGGCCGCGAGCAGGAAGCGCGCGGCATCGTGCAGGCCGGCCGCTCCATGCTCGATTCCATCGTCGACGTGCGCACCCCGCGCATCCTGCTCATCCTGCGCAACGCCTTCGGCGGCGCCTACGCCTCCTACAACAACTACCCGACCGGCGCCGACCTGGTGCTGGCCCTGCCCACCACGCGCCTGGCGGTCATGGGTCCGGCGGGCAAGGAATTCGTCTACAAGGGTGAATTGCGCAAGATTCGCAGCGCGGTGCCCGGCATGATCAAGACCGGCACCCAGGAGCGCGTGGCCGCCGGCATGAATGGCGATGAGGCGAAAAAAGACGCCGAGAAGGCCGCCGCCGAGTGGCTCAAGGCCCAGGAGGCCGCCCTCAACCAGCGCTACGAGAAAGAGCTGATGAACCCCCGCGAAGGCCTGGCTTTGGGCTCTATCTCCTCCATCGTCATGCCCACCGACCTGCGCAAGGTGCTGGGCGAGAACCTGGCCTTCTTCCTGCGGCATTACAAGCCCTCGCCCATGGGCGGCGTGCAGCGTGAGTTCCACTGA
- a CDS encoding 1,4-dihydroxy-6-naphthoate synthase — protein sequence MNRILSLGYSPCPNDTFIFYALVHGRVKLPAIGIRERLEDVETLNQLARAGQLDLTKISYHALGHLRERYALLRSGGALGRGCGPLVVAPGALDMAGLRGKRIAVPGRLTTANLLLQLYGSGYENLEIMPFDQILAAVAQDRVDAGVIIHESRFTYAEHGLTAVEDLGAWWERQTGLPIPLGGILARRDLGPELIGQVEEGIRRSLAYAYAHPREPRAYIRSHAQELSDAVIDSHIALYVNDFSLELGAEGEEAVRELLRRAEMRGLIPSCSLPLFV from the coding sequence ATGAACCGCATCCTGAGCCTTGGTTACTCGCCCTGCCCCAACGACACCTTTATCTTCTACGCCCTGGTGCATGGCCGGGTGAAGCTGCCCGCCATCGGCATCCGGGAGCGCCTGGAGGATGTGGAGACTCTCAACCAACTGGCCCGCGCCGGCCAGCTCGACCTGACCAAGATCAGCTATCACGCCCTGGGGCACCTGCGTGAACGCTATGCCCTGCTGCGTTCGGGTGGAGCCTTGGGACGCGGCTGCGGCCCCCTGGTCGTGGCTCCCGGCGCCCTCGACATGGCTGGGCTGCGCGGTAAGAGAATCGCGGTTCCCGGTCGCCTGACCACCGCCAATCTGCTCCTGCAACTTTACGGCTCGGGGTACGAGAACTTGGAGATCATGCCTTTCGATCAGATTCTGGCCGCCGTGGCCCAAGACCGGGTCGATGCCGGAGTGATCATCCACGAATCGCGCTTTACCTATGCGGAGCACGGGCTGACGGCCGTCGAGGATCTAGGCGCCTGGTGGGAGCGCCAAACCGGCCTGCCCATTCCCCTGGGCGGAATCCTGGCCCGCCGCGACCTCGGCCCGGAGCTGATTGGGCAGGTCGAGGAGGGCATCCGCCGCAGCCTGGCTTACGCCTACGCCCATCCGCGGGAACCTCGCGCCTACATCCGCAGCCACGCCCAGGAACTCTCCGATGCCGTCATCGACAGCCATATCGCTCTCTACGTCAATGATTTCTCCCTGGAGCTCGGTGCCGAAGGTGAGGAAGCCGTGCGTGAACTTCTGCGACGTGCCGAGATGCGCGGCCTGATCCCCTCTTGCTCTCTGCCCTTATTCGTTTGA
- a CDS encoding helix-turn-helix domain-containing protein, producing the protein MDYNIGEKIKKLRKARKLTLQQVASETGFSPALISQIENNNVSPPIATLSKIAKFFDVKMGMFFDEDEVESKYEVVRSNERRVVSRVISKSGTGHGYTYEALSFRKRNKKMEPFLLTVCERAQEETLYSHEGEEFLLILEGKAELILEEERIALDAGDAVYFDSEVKHRLLARDDSGLRVLAVVTR; encoded by the coding sequence ATGGATTACAATATCGGAGAAAAAATCAAGAAGTTGCGCAAGGCGCGCAAGCTCACCCTCCAGCAGGTGGCGAGCGAAACCGGCTTTTCGCCCGCGCTTATCTCTCAGATCGAAAACAACAACGTTTCGCCGCCCATCGCCACCCTCTCCAAGATTGCCAAGTTTTTCGATGTCAAGATGGGCATGTTTTTCGACGAGGACGAGGTCGAGAGCAAGTACGAGGTGGTGCGCAGCAACGAGCGCCGGGTGGTGTCGCGGGTGATTTCCAAGTCCGGCACCGGCCATGGCTACACCTACGAGGCCCTGTCCTTTCGCAAGCGTAACAAGAAGATGGAGCCCTTTCTCCTCACCGTTTGCGAGCGGGCCCAGGAGGAGACTCTTTACAGCCACGAGGGCGAGGAATTTCTCCTCATTCTCGAAGGCAAGGCGGAACTCATCCTCGAAGAGGAGCGCATCGCCCTGGACGCCGGCGACGCGGTCTATTTCGATTCCGAGGTCAAGCATCGCCTGCTGGCGCGCGACGACAGTGGTCTGCGCGTCCTGGCGGTGGTGACCCGCTGA
- a CDS encoding acyl-CoA mutase large subunit family protein: MSIQDEKKRWEAQTIAKVTAKNPERKPAFKTTSDLEIERLYVPEGDDPTYAEKLGFPGEYPFTRGVQPTMYRGRFWTMRQYAGFGTAKESNERYRYLLEQGQTGLSVAFDLPTQMGYDSDSAMAEGEVGKVGVAIDSLADMEILFDQIPLDKVSTSMTINATASVLLAMYIAVAEKQGVSSEQVMGTIQNDILKEYMARGTYIYPPRESMRIITDIFAYCKDHVPQWNTISISGYHIREAGSSAVQEVAFTLADGIAYVEAAVKAGLDVDDFAPRLAFFFNAHNNLLEEVAKFRAARRLWAKIMKERFGAKNPRSQMLRFHTQTAGCTLTAQQPDNNIMRVTIQALAAVLGGTQSLHTNSRDEALALPTEESVRIALRTQQVIAYESGAADSIDPLAGSYLVESLTDQIEAQAADYIRRIDDLGGAAEAISRGFQQKEIQDSAYGYQKSVEGNDQIIVGVNRFTVKEEPPKDLLKVKPEVEIAQKKALAALKAQRDNDAVQQKLAALKSAAQGDANLMPFILDAVKVYASLGEISNTLREVFGEHQETVVL; the protein is encoded by the coding sequence ATGAGTATTCAGGACGAAAAAAAGCGTTGGGAAGCACAGACCATCGCCAAGGTCACGGCCAAGAATCCCGAGCGCAAACCGGCCTTCAAGACCACCTCGGATCTCGAGATCGAGCGGCTCTACGTACCCGAGGGCGATGATCCGACCTACGCCGAGAAACTCGGCTTCCCCGGCGAATATCCCTTCACCCGCGGCGTGCAGCCGACCATGTACCGCGGCCGCTTCTGGACCATGCGCCAGTACGCCGGTTTCGGCACCGCCAAGGAATCCAACGAGCGCTACCGCTATCTGCTCGAGCAGGGTCAGACCGGCCTGTCCGTGGCCTTCGACCTGCCCACCCAGATGGGCTACGACTCGGATAGCGCCATGGCCGAAGGGGAGGTGGGCAAGGTCGGCGTCGCCATCGACTCCCTGGCCGACATGGAGATCCTCTTCGACCAGATTCCCCTGGACAAGGTCTCCACCTCCATGACCATCAACGCCACCGCCTCGGTGCTGCTCGCCATGTACATCGCCGTGGCCGAGAAGCAGGGCGTCTCCTCCGAGCAGGTCATGGGCACCATCCAGAACGACATCCTCAAGGAGTACATGGCGCGCGGCACCTACATCTACCCGCCGCGCGAGTCCATGCGCATCATCACCGACATCTTCGCCTACTGCAAGGATCACGTGCCGCAGTGGAACACCATCTCCATCTCCGGCTATCACATCCGCGAGGCGGGTTCCAGCGCCGTGCAGGAAGTGGCCTTCACCCTGGCCGACGGCATCGCCTATGTGGAAGCGGCGGTCAAGGCGGGGCTCGATGTGGATGACTTCGCGCCGCGCCTGGCGTTTTTCTTCAACGCCCACAACAATCTGCTCGAAGAGGTGGCCAAATTCCGCGCCGCCCGCCGCCTGTGGGCGAAGATCATGAAGGAGCGCTTCGGCGCCAAGAATCCGCGCAGCCAGATGCTGCGCTTCCACACCCAGACCGCCGGCTGCACCCTGACCGCCCAGCAGCCTGACAACAACATCATGCGCGTCACCATCCAGGCCCTGGCGGCGGTGCTGGGCGGCACCCAGTCCCTGCACACCAACAGCCGCGACGAGGCCCTGGCCCTGCCCACGGAGGAGTCGGTGCGCATCGCCCTGCGCACCCAGCAGGTTATCGCCTATGAGTCAGGCGCCGCTGATTCCATCGACCCCCTGGCCGGCTCCTATCTGGTGGAAAGCTTGACGGATCAGATCGAGGCTCAGGCCGCCGACTACATCCGCCGCATTGACGATCTGGGCGGCGCCGCCGAGGCCATCAGCCGCGGCTTCCAGCAAAAAGAAATCCAGGATTCGGCCTACGGCTACCAGAAGTCGGTGGAGGGCAACGACCAGATCATCGTCGGCGTCAACCGCTTTACCGTCAAGGAAGAGCCGCCCAAGGATCTGCTCAAGGTCAAGCCCGAGGTGGAGATCGCCCAGAAAAAGGCCCTGGCCGCCCTCAAGGCTCAGCGTGACAACGACGCCGTGCAGCAGAAGCTGGCCGCCCTGAAAAGCGCCGCCCAGGGCGACGCCAACCTCATGCCCTTCATTCTCGACGCGGTCAAGGTCTACGCCTCTCTCGGCGAGATTTCCAACACCCTGCGCGAGGTGTTCGGCGAGCATCAGGAGACGGTGGTGCTCTAA